In the genome of Arthrobacter alpinus, the window CTGCGCTCATCGCGCCACCTTCCACTTCTTCTCGAGGTAGCGTTGCAGCGGTGTCAAAATGCCCAGCACCAGCACCACGAAGATCACGGCAACCCAGAGCAGACCCGGTAGCAAAGGCTCACCCCGCTCGCTGAGGTAGGCCCGGATGGCACCGGCCTCAAAAACGGAGAAACCGGCGGCGACGGTGGTGTTCTTCAACAAAGCGATGAACACGCTGAACAGGGGCGGCACCACAGAACGGAAAGCCTGGGGCAGCACGATCAAGGACAACGTCTGCATAAAGGGAAGACCGATGGCCCGAGCAGCCTCGGACTGGCCGACGGAAACCGTATTGATACCGGAGCGAATGGCCTCGGAAACGTAGGTCGCCGTGTACAGGGACAGGCCGATCGCGGCGGCCGCAAGGAAGCTGACCGGAGGCAATCCGAGCTTTGGATAGCCCAGCGCAAAGAAGGCCAGGATCAGCGTCAGCGGGGTGTTGCGGACAAAGTTGACGTAGATGGTTCCGGTGGCACGCATGGCCGGTGCCGGAGACACACGCATGCCGGCAACGATGGTGCCCAGAATCAGGGCGAAGAACGCGGCGATGACAAACAAAATTCCGGTGTTCTTGAAACCCGTCAGGAACAGGTCGCTGTTATCAGTAATTACATTCACAGGCCAGTGTCGCTTTCAGTGAATTAGAGAAGACGAAGTGGTGGTGCTGCGCCGGCCCAAGGCAAGTGCAACACCACCACTGGCGGGTTTTAGTACTGGTTGACTGCGGGCTGTTCAACCTTGGTGCCGGAGAGGCCCAAGGTTGCATCGTAGATCTTGGTCCACGTGGCGTTGCCGTCCGTCAGTGTCTTGTTCAAGAAGGTACGCAGCGCGGTGTCGCCCAGCTTCATGCCGATGCCGTAGTTTTCCGTGGTGAACGGCTCGCCAACAACCTTCAGCGCGTCGGGATCCTGCGAAGCAAAGCCCAAAAGAATGGCCTGGTCTGTAGTGACAGCATCCGTGTCACCGTTCTTCAAGGACTCAACGCACTTGGAGTACAGATCGAATTCCTGGGGTGTGGCCTCAGGGAAGTTCTCGCGAATGTTCTGGATAGGTGTTGAACCGGTGGCGGAGCAAACCTTCTTCCCGGCCAGATCCTT includes:
- a CDS encoding amino acid ABC transporter permease; this translates as MNVITDNSDLFLTGFKNTGILFVIAAFFALILGTIVAGMRVSPAPAMRATGTIYVNFVRNTPLTLILAFFALGYPKLGLPPVSFLAAAAIGLSLYTATYVSEAIRSGINTVSVGQSEAARAIGLPFMQTLSLIVLPQAFRSVVPPLFSVFIALLKNTTVAAGFSVFEAGAIRAYLSERGEPLLPGLLWVAVIFVVLVLGILTPLQRYLEKKWKVAR